One Cryptomeria japonica chromosome 9, Sugi_1.0, whole genome shotgun sequence genomic window carries:
- the LOC131858293 gene encoding secreted RxLR effector protein 78-like, with product MVNRLKLVLDKLVSPEQHGFTPGREIVDSRITVVETMHSMKRSKMQRMVVKLDISKAYDRVIWYFLFSILERFGFDSSWINCIKHCVTFVSYSIIVNGSIDGFFHATNGLRQGDPLSPLLFVLMAEIIGRNIKKLVETRLWKGVHIHDNIDPISHS from the coding sequence ATGGTTAATAGGCTGAAGCTTGTTTTGGACAAGCTAGTGTCTCCAGAGCAACATGGATTTACCCCTGGTAGAGAAATTGTTGATAGTAGAATCACAGTTGTTGAAACCATGCATTCGATGAAAAGAAGCAAGATGCAGCGGATGGTGGTCAAATTAGATATCAGTAAGGCGTATGATCGGGTGATTTGGTACTTCCTCTTTTCTATTCTTGAAAGATTCGGTTTTGATTCTAGTTGGATAAATTGTATAAAGCATTGTGTTACTTTTGTTTCATATTCTATTATTGTAAATGGATCTATAGATGGTTTTTTTCATGCCACGAATGGTCTTAGACAAGGTGACCCCTTGTCTCCACTTTTGTTTGTATTAATGGCCGAAATTATTGGAAGAAATATTAAAAAACTTGTAGAAACAAGATTGTGGAAAGGTGTACACATCCATGACAATATTGATCCAATTTCCCATTCTTAA
- the LOC131858294 gene encoding uncharacterized protein LOC131858294, with the protein MDDPVWINKVEALVGPFVAYILEGQKEAEWIEWKIVNLGYEILRSREQNVDWPSALCWHKMVLPKAGAFLWTALHGHILTGERLKLIGIAGPSVCILCKENEETTDHLLFWCSYTKRVWDWLLDKLQYGSVRSQSLKSFLLAWPTCYKKSKWSILWVVSLAMLAWNIWKERNRRVFNEEALPFELLIPKIKVAIEEVINVKVVGRKYFTYSSWDKEMERLWNLTKNSGYKFVDKK; encoded by the exons ATGGATGATCCGGTGTGGATTAATAAAGTGGAAGCACTGGTTGGTCCTTTTGTGGCTTACATTTTGGAAGGGCAGAAGGAGGCTGAGTGGATTGAGTGGAAAATT GTTAATTTGGGATACGAGATTCTTAGAAGCAGAGAACAGAATGTGGATTGGCCTTCGGCATTGTGTTGGCACAAAATGGTACTGCCCAAGGCAGGGGCATTCCTTTGGACAGCATTGCATGGTCATATACTAACAGGGGAAAGGTTGAAACTAATTGGAATTGCAGGTCCAAGTGTATGTATACTATGTAAGGAGAATGAAGAGACTACGGATCATCTTTTATTCTGGTGTTCATACACTAAAAGAGTTTGGGATTGGCTATTGGATAAATTGCAGTATGGATCGGTGAGAAGTCAATCACTAAAAAGTTTTTTATTGGCATGGCCTACATGCTATAAGAAATCAAAATGGAGCATTTTGTGGGTGGTTAGTCTGGCCATGCTTGCATggaatatttggaaggagagaaatcgAAGGGTGTTCAACGAGGAAGCTCTGCCTTTTGAGCTTCTAATCCCAAAAATCAAAGTAGCCATTGAAGAAGTTATAAACGTCAAAGTAGTGGGAAGGAAGTATTTCACTTATTCTTCCTGGGACAAAGAAATGGAAAGGCTATGGAATTTGACGAAGAACAGTGGTTACAAGTTTGTTGACAAGAAGTAG